From the Anguilla anguilla isolate fAngAng1 chromosome 6, fAngAng1.pri, whole genome shotgun sequence genome, one window contains:
- the pth2 gene encoding LOW QUALITY PROTEIN: tuberoinfundibular peptide of 39 residues (The sequence of the model RefSeq protein was modified relative to this genomic sequence to represent the inferred CDS: inserted 1 base in 1 codon), which produces MLYPSFCLHDWSIQMMXSPKSFTPKPKSQVMASDSWLPVSQSHMEALIEEQSSVRTGHQTCPPWAGNEKKRNIVVADDAAFRQKSKLLTAMERQKWLNSYMQKLLVVNSP; this is translated from the exons ATGCTGTATCCCTCCTTCTGTCTGCATGACTGGAGCATTCAGATGA TCAGCCCAAAGTCCTTCACCCCCAAACCAAAGTCTCAGGTGATGGCCAGTGACTCCTGGCTtcctgtcagccaatcacacatgGAGGCCCTTATCGAAGAGCAGAGCTCAGTAAGAACAGGCCACCAAACTTGCCCCCCATGGGCAGGTAACGAGAAAAAGAGGAACATTGTTGTGGCAGATGATGCTGCTTTTCGGCAGAAGAGTAAGCTGTTAACAGCCATGGAGAGACAGAAGTGGCTCAACTCGTATATGCAGAAGCTGCTGGTTGTCAATTCCCCATGA